In one window of Candidatus Methanoplasma cognatum DNA:
- a CDS encoding acetate--CoA ligase family protein, translated as MKAYFRPDSVAILGASEDTTKLGGMLLKNMIDAGYKGKLYPINPKGGIIQGVKAYKSITEVGEPIELAVVAIKNVQAVEEMKELGAAGVKYVSMLTAGFKETGHEGAVLEEKLMAEAEKYGIRIAGPNCFGNMNISHGMNFTFTHILPPVGNISMISQSGALGSSILEWSKHIDIGMANFMTFGNKSDVDEAAVIEELVNDPNTKVIGIYCEGISNGDRFVKAIEAVKSKKPIVIFKSGKTEAGSAAASSHTGSLAGSDAVNDVIFSKLNLHRAQDLDEMLDALSVFSTCSPMKKDGIAIITNAGGLGVMSADATFEAPYIEAAKLSQETLDNITKSVPNVAGLTNPIDVRGDAKAEYFRGAIEVVIKDPSVGGLVVMGSPLDTADLESIAKILVEMRDDIPVPTTCCFPGGDKCERANKILREGKIPCYSTPDRAVRALSILRKYTVRSQEKHDPMIQPSVSGKAVAQKIIADAKAEGRKALTEAEGKKIFAAYGMPTPGEATVKSADEAVKECNRIGYPVVMKILSPDIAHKTDVGGVVVGVKNADEAKTAYDKIMANCKAAKPNARLDGVSIQQMVFGQEVILSMIRDVQFGPIVSFGLGGIYVEILAEISQAHVPMSEQQLDKMITSTKAYKLLAGARGLPVADIDAMKDMIRRIVMVAVENPEIYELEINPVIVGKKGLGCWAVDALCTLK; from the coding sequence ATGAAAGCATATTTCAGGCCGGACTCCGTTGCGATACTCGGCGCATCGGAGGACACGACAAAACTGGGCGGCATGCTTCTTAAGAACATGATTGACGCAGGTTATAAAGGAAAACTCTACCCGATAAACCCCAAAGGCGGGATTATACAGGGAGTAAAGGCTTACAAATCCATCACAGAGGTCGGCGAGCCGATCGAACTCGCGGTCGTTGCGATAAAGAACGTGCAGGCGGTCGAAGAGATGAAAGAGCTCGGCGCGGCCGGAGTCAAATATGTTTCGATGCTGACGGCAGGGTTCAAAGAGACGGGGCATGAGGGCGCCGTGCTTGAAGAGAAACTCATGGCCGAGGCGGAGAAGTACGGGATCAGGATCGCCGGTCCCAACTGTTTCGGCAACATGAACATAAGCCACGGGATGAACTTCACATTCACGCACATCCTGCCTCCGGTGGGAAACATATCCATGATATCTCAGTCCGGCGCGCTCGGATCGTCCATTCTGGAATGGTCCAAACACATCGACATCGGAATGGCCAATTTTATGACATTCGGGAACAAGTCAGATGTTGACGAAGCGGCGGTCATAGAGGAATTGGTCAATGACCCCAACACCAAGGTCATAGGCATATACTGCGAGGGCATATCCAACGGCGACAGGTTCGTCAAAGCGATCGAAGCGGTAAAATCCAAGAAGCCGATCGTAATATTCAAATCGGGGAAGACCGAGGCCGGCTCGGCAGCGGCATCATCCCACACCGGATCCCTGGCGGGTTCCGATGCCGTGAACGACGTCATTTTCAGCAAGCTCAATCTGCACAGGGCCCAGGACCTGGACGAGATGCTTGACGCGCTTTCAGTGTTCAGCACATGCAGTCCCATGAAGAAGGACGGCATAGCCATAATCACGAATGCCGGAGGGCTCGGCGTCATGTCCGCGGATGCGACGTTCGAAGCACCTTACATAGAGGCGGCGAAGCTGTCCCAGGAAACGCTGGATAATATAACGAAATCGGTACCCAACGTCGCCGGGCTGACCAACCCCATCGATGTGAGAGGGGATGCGAAAGCGGAGTACTTCAGAGGCGCCATAGAGGTAGTCATAAAAGATCCGTCTGTGGGCGGCCTGGTAGTTATGGGATCGCCCCTTGACACCGCCGACCTCGAAAGCATAGCCAAGATCCTCGTCGAAATGAGGGATGACATCCCCGTTCCGACAACATGCTGCTTCCCAGGCGGGGACAAATGCGAGAGGGCGAACAAGATCCTCCGGGAAGGGAAGATACCCTGCTACTCCACGCCGGACAGGGCGGTCCGCGCGCTCTCCATACTGAGGAAATACACAGTGAGGAGCCAGGAGAAGCACGACCCGATGATACAGCCCTCAGTTTCCGGAAAGGCAGTGGCACAGAAGATAATCGCGGACGCGAAAGCCGAGGGAAGGAAAGCCCTTACCGAAGCGGAGGGAAAGAAGATCTTCGCCGCATACGGTATGCCCACTCCCGGAGAAGCGACCGTTAAGAGCGCCGACGAGGCGGTAAAGGAATGCAACAGGATCGGGTATCCGGTCGTCATGAAGATCCTCTCCCCCGACATCGCTCACAAGACGGACGTAGGCGGTGTGGTGGTCGGAGTGAAGAACGCCGACGAAGCGAAAACGGCATATGATAAGATCATGGCAAACTGCAAAGCGGCAAAGCCCAACGCAAGGCTCGACGGCGTATCGATACAGCAGATGGTCTTCGGACAGGAGGTCATACTTTCAATGATAAGGGACGTTCAGTTCGGCCCCATCGTGTCCTTCGGGCTCGGAGGCATCTATGTGGAGATACTTGCGGAGATATCCCAGGCCCATGTTCCCATGAGCGAGCAGCAGCTTGACAAGATGATCACCTCCACCAAAGCATACAAACTGCTGGCCGGAGCGAGAGGCCTTCCGGTGGCAGACATCGATGCTATGAAGGATATGATCAGAAGGATCGTGATGGTCGCCGTGGAGAACCCCGAGATCTATGAGCTGGAGATAAACCCTGTCATAGTGGGAAAGAAAGGCCTCGGCTGCTGGGCGGTCGACGCCCTCTGCACCCTGAAATAA
- a CDS encoding PDDEXK nuclease domain-containing protein: MSEKEILPAGKNETVDMVLYNDVRNVLDNARKKTFAAINSSMVEAYWDVGRIIVEKQGGAERATYGDGLIKSLSKHLVSEYGRGFDERNLRFMRQFYITLPNRNALRTELSWTHYRLIMRVEKPQAREYYLEECIKGIWSTRQLERQINSLCYERLLAGRDDGGVIEEAVQKEPPKKTEDIIKDPYVLEFLGLRPNTKYYETELEQGLIDHMQKFLLELGQGFTFEARQKRISLDGDHFYIDLVFYNYILRCFVLIDIKAGKLTHQDIGQMQMYVNYHTRELMNEGDGPPIGIILCADKNESVVKYTFPEEGNKQIFASKYKLHLPTEEELALELSTERDMLMRERTFGNNG; the protein is encoded by the coding sequence ATGAGTGAGAAAGAGATTTTACCGGCGGGCAAGAACGAAACAGTCGACATGGTGCTTTATAACGACGTACGAAATGTGTTGGATAACGCCCGGAAAAAGACATTCGCCGCTATCAACAGTTCAATGGTCGAGGCGTACTGGGACGTCGGGAGAATAATAGTAGAAAAACAGGGCGGTGCCGAACGCGCCACCTATGGGGACGGCCTGATCAAAAGCCTGTCAAAACATCTTGTATCCGAATACGGACGGGGGTTTGACGAACGTAATTTACGGTTCATGCGCCAGTTTTACATAACATTGCCAAATCGGAACGCACTGCGTACCGAATTGTCTTGGACCCATTACCGCCTGATCATGCGCGTAGAAAAACCACAGGCGCGCGAATACTACCTGGAAGAGTGCATCAAGGGAATTTGGAGTACCCGGCAACTGGAGCGGCAGATCAACAGCCTTTGCTATGAAAGGCTTCTGGCGGGCCGCGATGATGGCGGTGTTATCGAGGAGGCCGTTCAAAAGGAACCTCCGAAAAAGACTGAGGATATCATAAAGGATCCTTATGTGTTGGAGTTCCTTGGGCTGCGGCCTAACACTAAATACTACGAGACTGAACTTGAGCAGGGGCTTATCGACCATATGCAGAAGTTCCTGCTGGAACTAGGACAGGGATTCACCTTCGAAGCGCGTCAAAAGCGGATATCGCTCGATGGGGACCATTTCTACATAGACCTTGTTTTTTACAACTACATCCTAAGATGTTTCGTCCTGATAGACATCAAGGCAGGTAAGCTTACGCATCAGGACATCGGACAGATGCAGATGTATGTGAACTACCATACAAGAGAACTTATGAATGAGGGCGATGGTCCGCCGATAGGCATAATACTGTGCGCGGACAAGAACGAAAGCGTCGTGAAGTATACATTCCCTGAAGAAGGAAATAAGCAGATATTCGCGTCAAAGTACAAACTTCATCTGCCGACCGAGGAAGAACTTGCCCTTGAGCTTTCGACGGAAAGGGATATGCTGATGCGTGAGCGAACGTTCGGGAACAACGGGTGA
- the dph5 gene encoding diphthine synthase: MVSEIVFVGLGLSGTDGMTVKGLNALKECDKIYAEFYTSALIGAGIGDLESVIGKKISIVHRSQVEEDDIIISDARTMRVGFVAAGDTMLATTHVDLRIQAAEEGIPVRLVHGVSIFGACPASLGLQPYKFGRTVTLPFLEADYQPKSPYDNIKQNKDRGLHTMILLDIRADELRYMTAHQALEWLMEGEKKWAEGLITDRTVICVASNVGSKDEKIFAGYPQDLLKKDLGAPLQTLVIPGDLHFMEAYALVDFAGAPKEIIDEEDR, encoded by the coding sequence ATGGTATCGGAGATCGTCTTCGTCGGGCTGGGGCTCAGCGGAACGGACGGGATGACCGTCAAAGGGCTGAACGCTCTGAAAGAATGCGATAAGATATACGCAGAGTTCTACACTTCCGCACTGATAGGCGCCGGCATAGGGGATCTAGAGTCCGTCATCGGAAAGAAGATCAGCATAGTGCACAGGTCGCAGGTGGAGGAAGACGATATCATAATCTCTGACGCGAGAACGATGAGGGTGGGGTTCGTCGCCGCGGGCGACACCATGCTCGCAACGACCCATGTGGACCTCAGGATACAGGCGGCAGAGGAGGGGATACCCGTCAGATTGGTGCACGGGGTATCCATATTCGGGGCATGTCCCGCATCACTGGGCCTTCAGCCGTACAAGTTCGGAAGGACAGTGACCCTTCCGTTCCTGGAAGCGGATTATCAGCCAAAGTCCCCCTACGATAACATCAAGCAGAACAAGGACCGGGGACTCCATACGATGATCCTTCTTGATATAAGAGCCGACGAACTCAGATACATGACCGCCCACCAGGCCCTGGAGTGGCTGATGGAAGGAGAAAAGAAATGGGCGGAAGGCCTGATCACCGACAGGACCGTTATCTGCGTCGCATCCAACGTCGGGTCGAAGGATGAGAAAATATTCGCGGGATATCCCCAGGACCTTCTGAAGAAGGACCTGGGAGCGCCGCTGCAGACACTGGTGATCCCCGGCGACCTGCATTTCATGGAAGCCTATGCGTTAGTGGATTTCGCAGGAGCCCCTAAAGAAATAATCGACGAAGAGGACAGATGA
- a CDS encoding class I SAM-dependent methyltransferase family protein — MMTRCIRVPKREGERVRADLLSEGILDTTRKIGSDELFLFIPILTDRYGSYEAADVDLEIIEQTPADYKEVLDIPEEFRRELPTSFDIIGDVAIIKIPDVLVPYKDRIGGAMMSVNSSIRTVMMDSGVKGDLRIRELEQIAGEGSSETVHKEFGVRMITDPSKVYFNPRLATERARVASLVKDGETIIDMFAGVAPFGLVISKRARPKIIYSIDINPDAERFARRNTEINRIENIISITGDAAEVMIGLPEADRVIMNLPQTADSFLANALSKTRVGGTIHLHKVIERAELDDLISKIKEGAGSLGFGISVGCISELKTYSPTMSVYVLDIRREV; from the coding sequence ATGATGACCAGGTGTATCAGGGTCCCAAAGAGAGAAGGGGAGCGCGTGAGAGCGGACCTGCTGTCCGAAGGGATACTGGACACAACAAGGAAGATAGGTTCCGACGAACTTTTCCTTTTCATTCCCATACTGACAGACAGATACGGCAGCTACGAAGCGGCCGATGTCGATTTGGAGATCATCGAACAAACGCCGGCCGACTACAAAGAGGTACTGGACATACCGGAGGAGTTCAGGCGGGAACTGCCCACCTCCTTTGACATCATCGGCGACGTGGCCATAATAAAGATCCCGGATGTCCTTGTGCCGTACAAGGACCGGATCGGCGGGGCGATGATGTCCGTAAACTCATCGATAAGGACGGTGATGATGGACTCCGGGGTCAAAGGGGACCTGAGAATAAGGGAGCTTGAACAGATAGCCGGCGAGGGAAGCTCCGAGACGGTGCACAAGGAATTCGGGGTCAGGATGATAACGGACCCGTCGAAAGTATACTTCAATCCGAGGCTCGCAACGGAAAGGGCAAGGGTGGCGTCCCTGGTAAAGGACGGGGAGACGATAATTGACATGTTCGCAGGGGTAGCCCCATTCGGATTGGTCATAAGCAAAAGAGCCAGACCGAAGATAATATACTCAATTGATATCAATCCCGATGCGGAAAGGTTCGCCAGAAGGAACACCGAGATCAACCGCATAGAGAACATAATCTCCATAACAGGCGACGCCGCCGAGGTCATGATCGGACTTCCCGAAGCGGACAGGGTGATCATGAACCTGCCCCAGACAGCCGACTCCTTTCTCGCGAACGCGCTTTCTAAGACAAGGGTCGGCGGCACGATCCATCTTCACAAAGTGATCGAAAGAGCTGAGCTCGATGATCTTATATCAAAGATAAAGGAAGGCGCCGGCTCCCTTGGGTTCGGGATATCCGTCGGCTGCATATCGGAACTGAAGACATATTCGCCTACAATGAGCGTCTATGTCCTTGATATCAGAAGAGAAGTTTGA
- the dcd gene encoding dCTP deaminase, translated as MAILSDKDILDGMRSGYLGISDYHERGLTPNGYDLRISEISIRGDPETKKEGVVRIPPRTMFYVSTIERVRMPKDICAQLWMRTTWIRKGCIGAFGKIDAGFEGTLTLGAYNATDEIVEIPIGERFCQMIFETLTGASEKDYAQRSGNYQGQTGVTLDPVKK; from the coding sequence ATGGCGATACTTTCAGATAAGGACATACTTGACGGAATGAGATCGGGATACCTGGGGATCAGCGATTACCACGAGAGGGGGCTGACCCCTAACGGATACGACCTCAGGATATCGGAGATATCGATAAGGGGAGATCCGGAGACCAAGAAAGAAGGCGTCGTCAGGATACCTCCGAGGACGATGTTCTACGTCTCCACCATAGAAAGGGTGCGTATGCCCAAGGACATCTGCGCACAGCTGTGGATGAGGACCACATGGATCAGGAAAGGGTGCATCGGCGCGTTTGGGAAGATAGACGCGGGCTTCGAAGGAACGCTGACCCTCGGTGCGTACAACGCGACCGATGAGATCGTGGAGATACCTATAGGAGAAAGGTTCTGCCAGATGATATTCGAAACGCTGACCGGCGCTTCGGAAAAAGACTATGCCCAAAGGAGCGGTAACTATCAGGGGCAGACCGGCGTTACGCTTGACCCCGTGAAGAAGTGA
- a CDS encoding ABC transporter substrate-binding protein, whose product MEAIRLKTALSLLIVAVGVLTVPFITSNTEAPHPQASGFLIDFGDWNVTWTEMDMQKDSDPYDALSTACENNGFTYTVDGGTVEEINGVSSNYAYTWNLWTISNHSVMWVKEQDPESVDLSRYTIAAWAYTDENGTPTVAVDESGRSVYGYPQAQRVITLSPAMTEIMGSLRAVDAIVGTDMYSIYPDSVVSGQNNGKIKIVGDYLNPSFEQIAAQRPDIVFCDGSLYTHHLITDRLRNIGINAVLMYGGGNVQEIMYNIYIAGVAIEYDMRAAEVINSIEYAVSEMTEMFSLSPQTRDVNVMLALAPDKSPWVSGSYTYVSDLTSIVNGNNVFSSLSGWAQINSEQIISANPSFIVLLTVDYMSTSQEYDSMISSLPAEWKTTDAYKNGNIYLVSEAAGYMSTLPGPRFIQLMEIMARILHPNVFTDLEIPKHIGNDYGDFLTFTKDLDFKQ is encoded by the coding sequence TTGGAAGCTATCAGGTTGAAAACAGCACTTTCTCTTCTGATAGTGGCCGTTGGCGTTCTGACCGTCCCCTTTATTACATCAAATACAGAAGCACCTCATCCCCAGGCATCCGGATTCTTGATCGATTTTGGGGATTGGAATGTAACTTGGACAGAGATGGATATGCAGAAAGATTCTGACCCATACGATGCGCTGAGCACCGCCTGCGAAAATAATGGTTTTACATACACAGTAGACGGCGGAACAGTTGAAGAGATCAACGGCGTATCGTCGAACTATGCGTATACCTGGAATCTATGGACGATATCTAACCACAGCGTTATGTGGGTAAAGGAACAAGATCCAGAGAGCGTGGACCTCTCCCGTTACACAATAGCCGCATGGGCATATACCGACGAGAACGGAACGCCGACGGTAGCCGTAGATGAATCAGGAAGGTCGGTATACGGATATCCGCAGGCGCAGAGGGTCATAACCCTTTCTCCCGCGATGACGGAGATAATGGGCTCTCTCAGGGCGGTAGACGCCATTGTGGGGACGGATATGTACAGCATATATCCGGACTCGGTCGTTTCAGGTCAGAACAACGGCAAGATAAAGATAGTGGGGGACTACCTTAACCCAAGCTTTGAGCAGATCGCTGCCCAGAGGCCGGATATTGTGTTCTGTGACGGTTCTCTTTACACTCACCACTTGATTACGGACAGGCTTAGGAACATAGGCATCAACGCAGTGCTCATGTACGGCGGTGGCAATGTTCAGGAAATAATGTACAATATTTACATCGCAGGAGTGGCCATCGAGTACGACATGCGTGCCGCCGAGGTCATAAACTCCATCGAGTATGCGGTAAGTGAGATGACGGAAATGTTCTCCCTATCGCCGCAGACCAGAGATGTGAATGTGATGCTCGCACTGGCTCCGGATAAATCTCCATGGGTCTCAGGCTCATACACATATGTCAGCGATCTCACGTCCATCGTAAACGGGAACAACGTCTTTTCATCGTTGTCCGGCTGGGCACAGATAAATTCGGAGCAGATAATATCGGCGAACCCTTCTTTCATTGTCCTGCTAACAGTGGACTACATGTCCACATCGCAAGAATATGATTCGATGATCAGCTCGCTTCCGGCGGAATGGAAGACCACCGATGCATATAAAAATGGGAATATATACCTAGTAAGCGAGGCTGCAGGATATATGTCCACTCTTCCCGGGCCAAGGTTCATTCAGCTGATGGAGATAATGGCGCGCATACTGCACCCGAATGTTTTCACGGACCTTGAAATCCCGAAACATATTGGGAATGATTACGGGGACTTCCTCACCTTTACAAAAGATCTTGACTTTAAACAATAA
- a CDS encoding iron chelate uptake ABC transporter family permease subunit — protein sequence MITPLMVVFDANADEPSNEKVLFDMGNGNTVWSDINAGGTIDDVLRNAASGCGLDYSSSASKITLNGVSETTIGSSSTGGSLSASGATGVKVTSKWIPYKWDGGRWIAISDTSSQYTGGYLALGFYPNGQVPVETPENPSAWTMIRGNSQQSGAQDTAAPGGEAELKWSRQDGGGDAGVQAGVLLAHGYVFVKYNSSKSPAHATVACYDMEGAEVWEFNFMYPSVVNFDLSTPVIVGDYIYIPASYGYIFKVPLKEGPGPGNANVMTFNNKTYGSLDIANRQGAIPNTTASLAGSTYNTGPGSLICDSGVIYCGSTNGMIYCFDLDLNLIWSRQMGGSAYFFSHTVYDDYIFAGALNGTLYAINKVNGSIIDQASVYTRVVNGRDYGSVQQVSVFEENGGYVLIFGVSDGRGLNAMVGGIGIYTFDGSKLSERTLNTDMFGLVANYVLPVDSDGFKGVYITATNGLARVDLNGNYELLNTEITNVKAPMVLVNGDTIYIQGYSLKEPVYVVSLDGNIKGTFMMPDTAPTNYSMAPPLVIDGWVYAGNDSGVNAVYGNFPSYGGIGGAEKPLIYALAIILAVILLILAAVYLLIRFVKKEDKPFNYISKSVRHYLGGEDLRHNKRSKNRLLVVLVFGITVTIAVFITCLCVGYNATMSIGEMFSSLFSAISHGGADPSNLNEIRVFESRLPRTLAALGVGIGLSVAGSMYQAIIRNPLVDPYIMGVSAGAGTAAVAVIAFDFTFFGLFSSHSIYATAITAMIGGLVAFAITMFIAERAGRSSINYVLAGVVVGLAFSAIQTLMLSMAGQSVSNALTWLFGSFANVSWNQVWLILLPGFAMSLVPLIWAKEFNLVLLGEDQAQQMGLNVRRFNRLMLIMASVLTSLCVAFVGIIGFVGLVIPHLCRMMLGGDHRLVLPASIAFGGALMMLADLASRTLYLGLELPVGAITTMIGVPVFAYLLIRRGKMYEG from the coding sequence ATGATAACTCCTTTGATGGTCGTCTTTGATGCCAATGCCGACGAACCAAGCAACGAAAAGGTCCTTTTCGACATGGGGAACGGAAACACGGTCTGGTCGGACATCAATGCCGGAGGCACAATAGACGACGTGCTCCGTAATGCGGCATCAGGCTGCGGACTCGATTACAGTTCGTCTGCAAGCAAGATCACGCTGAACGGGGTATCTGAGACAACGATAGGATCGTCATCTACAGGAGGAAGCCTAAGCGCATCTGGCGCTACAGGGGTGAAGGTAACATCGAAATGGATCCCATATAAATGGGATGGCGGAAGATGGATAGCGATATCCGACACGTCCTCTCAATACACCGGCGGATATCTCGCTCTCGGATTCTATCCAAATGGACAGGTGCCCGTTGAGACGCCGGAAAACCCATCCGCTTGGACAATGATAAGAGGCAATTCTCAACAGAGCGGCGCTCAGGATACCGCTGCTCCTGGAGGAGAGGCGGAATTGAAATGGTCACGTCAGGATGGGGGCGGAGATGCGGGCGTTCAGGCAGGAGTTTTATTGGCACACGGCTACGTTTTTGTAAAGTACAACTCATCAAAATCTCCAGCGCATGCTACGGTCGCCTGTTATGATATGGAGGGGGCAGAGGTATGGGAGTTTAACTTCATGTACCCCAGCGTGGTGAATTTCGATCTGTCTACGCCGGTCATTGTCGGGGATTACATCTACATCCCCGCTTCATACGGATACATATTCAAGGTCCCTCTGAAAGAAGGTCCTGGACCCGGTAACGCAAACGTAATGACATTCAACAATAAAACATACGGCAGTTTAGACATAGCGAATCGACAGGGGGCGATTCCCAACACGACCGCGTCTCTTGCAGGAAGTACCTACAACACTGGTCCAGGCTCGCTTATATGTGATTCCGGCGTAATATACTGCGGCTCAACCAATGGAATGATTTACTGTTTCGATCTGGATCTAAATCTGATATGGTCGAGACAGATGGGAGGATCGGCATATTTCTTCTCTCACACAGTTTACGACGACTACATCTTTGCAGGTGCGTTGAATGGAACGCTGTATGCGATCAACAAGGTCAACGGGTCAATAATCGACCAGGCGTCTGTGTATACAAGAGTGGTCAACGGAAGAGATTATGGATCCGTTCAGCAGGTATCGGTGTTCGAAGAGAACGGAGGTTATGTGCTGATTTTCGGCGTGTCTGATGGGAGAGGCCTGAACGCAATGGTCGGAGGTATCGGCATATATACGTTCGACGGGAGCAAACTTTCGGAAAGGACACTCAATACGGATATGTTCGGCCTGGTTGCAAACTATGTTCTTCCCGTCGATAGCGATGGATTCAAGGGAGTTTATATCACGGCAACAAATGGTCTGGCAAGGGTTGATTTGAATGGGAATTATGAGCTGCTTAACACTGAGATTACCAATGTAAAGGCCCCGATGGTGCTGGTCAATGGCGACACGATCTACATACAAGGCTATTCCCTTAAGGAGCCTGTTTATGTGGTCTCTCTCGATGGAAATATAAAAGGAACGTTCATGATGCCTGATACGGCCCCGACGAATTACAGCATGGCTCCGCCGTTGGTGATCGACGGCTGGGTGTACGCAGGGAACGACTCTGGAGTTAATGCTGTGTACGGGAATTTCCCCTCATACGGAGGCATCGGAGGGGCGGAGAAACCTCTGATCTACGCTCTGGCTATCATACTTGCAGTGATATTGCTGATACTCGCCGCAGTATATCTGCTGATCAGGTTCGTTAAAAAAGAGGACAAACCGTTCAATTATATCTCAAAGAGCGTGAGGCATTACCTCGGCGGAGAGGACCTGAGGCATAACAAGCGCAGCAAGAACCGTCTTTTGGTAGTGCTGGTTTTTGGCATAACGGTCACGATCGCAGTTTTTATTACATGTCTATGTGTAGGTTATAACGCAACCATGTCCATAGGGGAGATGTTCTCGTCTTTGTTCTCAGCAATATCGCACGGCGGAGCGGATCCGTCGAACCTCAACGAAATAAGGGTGTTCGAATCCAGGCTACCGAGGACGCTCGCCGCGCTCGGCGTCGGGATAGGATTATCGGTCGCCGGGAGCATGTACCAGGCAATAATAAGGAACCCTCTCGTAGACCCGTATATAATGGGCGTATCTGCGGGAGCGGGGACGGCAGCCGTCGCCGTCATAGCATTTGATTTCACATTCTTCGGACTCTTTTCGTCGCATTCGATATATGCGACGGCTATAACGGCAATGATCGGAGGCCTGGTCGCGTTTGCAATAACCATGTTCATAGCAGAAAGAGCAGGCAGATCATCGATCAATTACGTTTTAGCCGGCGTGGTGGTCGGTTTAGCATTCTCCGCCATACAGACGCTGATGCTGTCTATGGCCGGTCAAAGCGTGAGCAACGCCCTGACATGGCTGTTTGGTTCATTTGCGAATGTTTCATGGAATCAAGTATGGCTTATTTTGTTGCCTGGGTTCGCAATGTCTCTCGTCCCGCTGATATGGGCGAAAGAGTTCAACCTAGTCTTATTAGGGGAAGATCAGGCGCAGCAGATGGGCCTCAATGTCCGAAGATTCAACAGACTGATGCTGATAATGGCGTCCGTACTCACGTCACTTTGCGTGGCGTTCGTCGGGATAATTGGATTCGTCGGATTAGTGATACCGCATCTCTGCCGCATGATGCTGGGAGGCGACCATAGGCTGGTGCTTCCGGCGTCTATCGCCTTCGGCGGGGCGCTGATGATGCTTGCCGACCTTGCATCAAGGACGCTCTATCTGGGCTTGGAACTGCCGGTCGGTGCCATAACAACGATGATCGGTGTGCCGGTCTTCGCATATTTACTGATAAGAAGGGGGAAGATGTATGAAGGATGA
- a CDS encoding ABC transporter ATP-binding protein: MKDDAPLLELKDLNKVYEDGFHAVKDVSYCIEPGMLVGLIGPNGCGKTTMMRCINHMHKISSGDVLIDGESVLSKTPAEIARKVSNVPAELRASFGLTVYETVMLGRYPYLKNVWWETDEDETLVEEVMKKFSVFHLRDRPLNMLSSGERQRALIAKAYVQEPRLMLVDEPTSHLDMKYKLEVMEYLTAMVKKDMSVLVAEHDISLMARYCDMCIIMKQGKVYAIGDPKEVITEELLQEVYEVSASVGLDKDGELFVLPKRYAGRYYF, translated from the coding sequence ATGAAGGATGATGCCCCTCTTTTAGAGCTCAAAGACCTGAACAAGGTATATGAGGACGGATTCCACGCGGTGAAGGATGTTTCATATTGCATAGAGCCGGGCATGCTTGTCGGACTGATAGGTCCGAACGGCTGCGGGAAGACGACGATGATGAGATGCATCAATCATATGCACAAGATATCGTCGGGCGATGTGCTTATTGACGGAGAGTCCGTTCTGAGCAAGACCCCGGCGGAGATAGCCCGAAAGGTATCCAATGTTCCAGCCGAGCTGAGGGCAAGCTTCGGTCTCACCGTCTATGAAACGGTGATGCTGGGACGTTACCCTTATCTGAAGAACGTCTGGTGGGAGACCGACGAGGACGAGACGCTCGTGGAAGAAGTTATGAAGAAATTCAGCGTATTCCATCTGAGGGACAGGCCCCTGAACATGCTGTCTTCGGGAGAGAGGCAGCGTGCCCTCATCGCCAAAGCCTACGTCCAGGAGCCTCGGCTTATGCTCGTGGACGAACCCACCTCCCATCTGGACATGAAATACAAGCTGGAAGTGATGGAGTATCTCACGGCCATGGTCAAGAAGGACATGTCGGTACTTGTCGCAGAACATGACATATCGCTTATGGCCAGATACTGCGACATGTGCATAATAATGAAACAAGGCAAGGTCTATGCCATAGGGGACCCGAAGGAAGTGATCACCGAAGAGCTTCTGCAGGAAGTGTACGAAGTGAGCGCGTCTGTCGGTCTCGACAAGGACGGAGAGCTCTTCGTGCTTCCCAAAAGGTACGCCGGAAGGTATTATTTCTGA